One window from the genome of Paenibacillus azoreducens encodes:
- the fabV gene encoding enoyl-ACP reductase FabV — translation MIIKPRTRGFICTTSHPAGCAAQVKKQIDYVESKPAIQGPKNVLVIGASTGYGLAARITAAFGARANTVGVYRPSSGSEKRTASAGWYNSAAFEQAAQEAGLKSFSVTGDAFAKETKEKTVGLIRKELGKVDLVVYSVASARKTDPETGEVYNSVLKPIGKPYSNKTVNFHTGEVTEITIEPATDREIQDTVAVMGGDDWQDWIETLKAAEVLTDDVTTIAFSYIGSEITQAIYREGSIGRAKDHLEATALQMNEQLKSGGGRAHVVVSKGLVTQSSSAIPVVPLYISALYKDMKEKGIHEGCIEQTYRLFKDRLYTGGAVPVDEAGRIRIDDWELREDVQAEVVKAWEQVTTDNIYDLTDLEGYRREFFQLFGFETDGVDYEADVNPDVKVPNSI, via the coding sequence ATGATCATCAAACCGAGAACACGCGGATTTATCTGCACCACCTCGCATCCGGCAGGCTGCGCGGCACAGGTGAAGAAACAAATCGATTATGTCGAGTCCAAACCGGCGATCCAAGGCCCGAAAAATGTCCTCGTCATCGGCGCATCGACCGGATACGGTCTGGCGGCCAGAATTACGGCGGCTTTCGGGGCCCGGGCCAACACAGTTGGCGTATACCGCCCAAGCAGCGGCTCCGAAAAACGTACCGCTTCGGCCGGTTGGTACAATTCCGCCGCGTTTGAACAAGCTGCGCAGGAAGCCGGTCTCAAATCTTTTAGCGTTACAGGCGACGCCTTCGCCAAAGAAACGAAGGAAAAAACTGTCGGGTTGATCCGCAAAGAGCTCGGCAAGGTCGATTTGGTCGTCTACAGCGTGGCTTCCGCACGCAAAACCGATCCGGAAACCGGTGAAGTTTACAACTCCGTACTCAAGCCAATCGGCAAACCTTATTCGAATAAAACCGTCAATTTCCACACCGGAGAAGTGACGGAAATAACCATCGAGCCGGCCACGGACCGAGAAATTCAAGATACGGTAGCCGTCATGGGCGGAGATGATTGGCAGGATTGGATCGAAACGCTGAAGGCCGCAGAGGTGCTGACCGATGACGTTACCACCATCGCGTTCTCCTACATAGGTTCCGAAATCACGCAGGCGATCTACCGCGAAGGATCAATCGGACGTGCCAAGGATCATCTTGAAGCTACCGCGCTTCAAATGAACGAACAGCTGAAATCAGGCGGCGGACGGGCGCATGTGGTCGTTAGCAAAGGCCTTGTGACCCAATCGAGCTCCGCGATTCCGGTCGTTCCTCTTTACATTTCCGCTCTGTACAAAGACATGAAGGAGAAAGGCATTCATGAAGGCTGCATCGAGCAGACCTACCGCCTGTTCAAGGACCGTTTGTACACGGGAGGCGCTGTGCCGGTGGATGAAGCCGGACGGATCCGCATCGACGACTGGGAATTGCGCGAAGATGTGCAGGCCGAAGTCGTGAAAGCGTGGGAGCAGGTCACTACCGACAACATTTATGATCTGACGGATCTTGAAGGTTACCGGCGCGAGTTTTTCCAATTGTTCGGTTTTGAAACCGACGGCGTCGATTATGAGGCCGATGTGAATCCCGACGTGAAGGTCCCTAATTCGATTTAA
- the aspA gene encoding aspartate ammonia-lyase: MRLEKDFLGTKEVPDEAYYGIQTMRAAENFPITGQRIHPELIRAMAMVKKGAAIANMEIKRLLPAKGNAIVQAADEIIGGKWFDQFIVDPIQGGAGTSINMNTNEVIANRALELIGKEKGSYADISPNNHVNMAQSTNDSFPTAVHIATLTMIDKLLATMSGLRQAFHNKANEFDSVIKMGRTHLQDAVPIRLGQEFQAYARVLERDIERLGATKKNLLHINMGATAVGTGLNADIRYIEHVAEVLAELSGFPIKPAEHLVDATQNTDAYTEVSAALKICMMNMSKVANDIRLMASGPRAGLGELLLPSRQPGSSIMPGKVNPVMCEVINQIAFQVIGNDHTICLASEAGQLELNVMEPVLVYNLLQSLEIMNNGFRVFREHCIEGIQANVERCREYVENSVGIITALNPHLGYEVVSRIAREAITTGKPVRELCLLYNVLTEEELNVILDPYQMTNPGIAGEELLNKE, from the coding sequence ATGAGATTAGAAAAAGACTTTCTCGGCACCAAAGAAGTACCTGATGAAGCGTATTACGGGATTCAAACCATGCGAGCGGCGGAAAACTTCCCGATTACCGGCCAAAGAATTCATCCGGAACTGATCCGGGCGATGGCTATGGTTAAAAAAGGAGCCGCAATCGCGAATATGGAGATTAAACGGCTGCTCCCTGCCAAAGGAAATGCCATCGTGCAGGCTGCCGATGAAATCATAGGCGGCAAATGGTTCGATCAATTTATCGTTGATCCTATTCAGGGCGGAGCTGGCACGTCTATTAATATGAACACCAATGAGGTCATTGCGAACCGTGCGCTGGAGTTGATTGGCAAAGAAAAAGGCAGCTATGCCGACATCAGCCCGAATAATCACGTCAATATGGCTCAATCGACAAACGATTCATTCCCGACGGCGGTCCATATCGCCACACTGACCATGATCGACAAGCTGCTTGCAACCATGAGCGGGTTGCGGCAAGCATTTCATAATAAAGCCAACGAATTTGATTCGGTAATCAAAATGGGACGCACCCACCTTCAGGATGCGGTTCCGATCCGTCTGGGACAAGAATTCCAGGCTTATGCGCGCGTGCTTGAAAGAGATATCGAGCGCCTGGGCGCGACGAAAAAAAATCTTTTGCATATCAACATGGGTGCGACGGCCGTCGGTACAGGCCTCAATGCGGATATCCGCTATATCGAGCATGTCGCCGAGGTGCTGGCTGAACTGAGCGGATTCCCGATCAAACCGGCAGAACATCTGGTAGATGCCACGCAAAACACGGATGCCTACACCGAAGTATCCGCCGCGCTCAAAATTTGCATGATGAACATGTCCAAAGTCGCCAACGACATCCGCTTGATGGCTTCGGGTCCGAGAGCAGGCCTCGGAGAACTGCTGCTGCCTTCCAGACAGCCGGGCTCTTCCATCATGCCGGGCAAAGTCAATCCGGTTATGTGCGAGGTCATTAACCAAATCGCATTCCAGGTTATCGGTAATGACCACACCATTTGCCTTGCTTCCGAAGCCGGGCAATTAGAACTGAACGTAATGGAACCGGTTCTTGTATACAATCTGCTGCAATCTCTCGAAATTATGAATAACGGTTTTCGTGTATTCCGCGAGCATTGCATAGAGGGCATTCAGGCTAATGTTGAGCGCTGCCGCGAATACGTAGAAAACAGCGTCGGCATCATTACGGCACTGAATCCGCATCTGGGTTATGAAGTGGTGTCGCGGATCGCCCGCGAAGCGATCACGACAGGCAAACCTGTCCGGGAATTATGCCTTCTCTATAATGTATTAACGGAAGAAGAACTCAACGTTATTCTTGACCCGTATCAAATGACCAACCCGGGAATCGCCGGCGAGGAATTGCTGAATAAAGAATAA
- a CDS encoding endospore germination permease: protein MTKSASVNMFQICMVLMLMNGLTSHVMINPLLLDAAGRDSWLSVIFTTIPFIPWMLMLAFFIRKTGQGKFQEELAARTSPVISWILVAPLLVYLYLIGGITLFHTSNWTISNYLPATPKIVLIGTLAFLCYYMAKLGLRSIAIGAGILLPIVIALGFFVAIANTPQKNFNLLTPILENGIIPPLHGMIYVGGGFVEIIVILALQHQIKTKVKPWHLVVFGLIIAYITLGPIVGAISEFGPQEAAKQAESPYEQWRLVKIGEYIEHVDFLSVYQWLAGATMRIALSQYLLADILPFKSKVMAHRFILAISFSYVMISMFPITQNTFYQTLYFYYFPITLGTFLLFSLIWTGVIFLPKKKKEEAS, encoded by the coding sequence ATGACAAAATCGGCCTCTGTAAATATGTTTCAAATATGTATGGTGTTGATGCTGATGAACGGACTGACAAGTCATGTCATGATTAACCCGTTGCTGCTTGACGCCGCTGGCCGCGACTCATGGCTGTCCGTCATTTTCACAACGATTCCGTTTATTCCCTGGATGCTTATGCTTGCCTTTTTCATAAGAAAAACCGGACAAGGAAAGTTCCAGGAAGAGCTCGCGGCAAGAACAAGTCCGGTAATATCATGGATTTTGGTTGCGCCCCTGCTGGTTTATTTGTACCTGATTGGCGGAATAACGCTTTTCCATACATCCAACTGGACGATCAGCAACTATTTGCCTGCCACCCCCAAAATCGTTCTCATTGGAACCTTGGCCTTCCTATGCTATTACATGGCCAAGCTTGGACTCAGATCCATCGCAATCGGTGCGGGTATCCTGCTTCCCATCGTCATTGCACTGGGTTTTTTCGTCGCCATCGCCAACACGCCGCAAAAAAATTTCAATTTGCTGACTCCGATCCTCGAAAACGGAATAATCCCCCCGCTGCATGGAATGATATATGTTGGCGGAGGATTTGTGGAAATTATCGTCATTTTGGCTTTACAGCACCAAATTAAAACCAAAGTGAAACCTTGGCATCTGGTCGTCTTCGGCTTGATTATCGCCTATATCACACTAGGGCCTATCGTTGGCGCAATTTCGGAATTTGGTCCGCAGGAAGCCGCAAAACAAGCGGAATCGCCATATGAACAGTGGAGGCTTGTCAAAATCGGCGAATATATAGAACATGTTGATTTCCTTTCCGTATATCAATGGCTCGCCGGAGCTACCATGCGGATCGCACTTTCACAATATTTGCTTGCCGACATTCTACCCTTCAAAAGCAAGGTGATGGCGCATCGATTTATTTTGGCCATATCGTTCAGCTATGTCATGATTTCCATGTTTCCGATCACTCAAAACACCTTTTACCAAACTTTGTACTTCTATTACTTTCCGATCACTCTAGGAACATTTTTATTGTTTTCCTTGATATGGACCGGCGTGATATTCCTGCCGAAAAAGAAAAAGGAGGAAGCCTCATGA
- a CDS encoding spore germination protein yields MTSSAPKSENTVWTLKKMKDLFAQSVDVVINSYRLDKEAAASEVILAYASGLADSSQISLVVLPELKKLFQETGLNITQDNEICGILPLVELQEPVSAQEIEDMVFMGGLVLLIPLTNKLFFMDIGSAPKRSPEESTVEISIKGPKDGFTEDLITNVALIRKRIRSNSLCCEQLILGRRTRTRVALMYFNDIISPKILQEVKKRLNNIDVDGLYTINQLEEMLSDSKYSLLPLVDFTGRPDYAVACLLNGRFIIVVDGNPMVLIGPGALSLLMKSPEDVHFNYIYISFVRIIRGISLLISTILPSFWVALVAFHQDQIPFRLMATISVTRLGLPLSAQMELFLLLILLEIFREAGIRLPSSIGQTLTVIGGLIIGDAAIRAGLVSPSSVVVGAITAVAGATLVNQTLSSVISVVRLALFFLSSVLGMYGMILGIILLLIYMSKLRTFGVPYLSPLSPLVAKDILKSIMRAPWKLLRKKPSVLSTVDSDHQGENPI; encoded by the coding sequence ATGACCTCTTCAGCCCCAAAGAGTGAAAATACGGTATGGACCCTAAAAAAAATGAAAGATTTGTTTGCCCAAAGTGTAGATGTCGTCATCAACTCCTACCGGTTGGACAAGGAGGCTGCCGCGTCAGAAGTGATTCTGGCATATGCCAGCGGATTGGCCGATTCATCGCAAATCAGTCTCGTGGTGCTCCCTGAGCTTAAGAAACTGTTTCAGGAAACCGGTTTGAATATAACGCAGGACAACGAGATCTGCGGCATCCTGCCGCTCGTTGAACTACAGGAGCCAGTATCTGCACAGGAAATTGAAGATATGGTTTTTATGGGGGGACTGGTGCTGCTAATCCCTCTAACCAATAAGCTGTTTTTCATGGATATCGGAAGTGCTCCGAAACGTTCACCTGAAGAGTCGACGGTTGAAATATCGATAAAAGGTCCCAAAGACGGTTTTACGGAGGATTTAATTACGAACGTGGCTTTGATCCGGAAACGGATCCGCAGCAATTCCCTTTGCTGCGAACAGCTTATACTCGGACGACGAACCAGAACAAGAGTCGCTCTGATGTATTTTAATGATATCATTTCTCCCAAAATACTGCAGGAAGTCAAAAAGCGCCTGAACAATATCGATGTTGACGGCCTTTATACAATCAATCAGTTAGAGGAGATGCTGTCGGATTCGAAGTACTCTTTGCTCCCGCTGGTTGATTTTACGGGCCGTCCCGATTACGCCGTGGCCTGCCTGCTGAACGGACGTTTTATTATCGTCGTGGACGGCAACCCGATGGTATTGATTGGTCCGGGTGCATTGTCATTGCTGATGAAATCCCCTGAAGACGTCCATTTCAACTATATTTATATTTCTTTTGTCAGAATCATCCGCGGCATTAGCTTGCTCATATCGACTATATTGCCTTCGTTCTGGGTAGCGCTGGTTGCCTTCCATCAGGATCAAATTCCTTTCCGGCTCATGGCGACCATTTCCGTCACCCGGCTAGGTCTGCCTTTATCTGCCCAAATGGAGCTTTTTCTGCTGCTCATCCTGCTTGAAATCTTCCGGGAGGCGGGGATCAGGCTTCCAAGCTCCATCGGTCAAACATTAACGGTCATCGGGGGACTTATTATCGGCGATGCGGCCATTCGCGCCGGACTCGTCTCTCCTTCCTCCGTCGTTGTCGGAGCAATCACCGCCGTGGCCGGAGCTACGCTGGTAAACCAAACTTTAAGCTCCGTCATAAGCGTGGTCCGGTTGGCCCTATTTTTCTTGTCCTCCGTCCTCGGCATGTACGGCATGATCCTGGGGATTATTCTGCTGTTGATCTATATGTCAAAACTGCGGACCTTTGGAGTTCCATATCTCTCCCCCCTGTCACCTCTTGTGGCCAAAGATATTCTGAAATCCATCATGCGCGCTCCCTGGAAGCTGCTGCGCAAAAAACCGTCGGTACTGAGTACCGTTGATTCGGATCATCAAGGGGAGAATCCAATATGA
- a CDS encoding Ger(x)C family spore germination protein, producing MRKMGQIGICLIVLLFIPGCWNSKDIQNLAYVTALGIDFEDGKYKSYVQILNFSNIAKNETSSLSKPIPIWLGTGEGRTLAESMMTLYSTSQLRVFWGHLKSVILSEKAMKHGMMEIYDMLNRYREVRYNILMYGTDRPIHEIMIQKSILNLSPLDTVMNTPFELYAERSFILPEYGFKIIAQINEPSGLAMIPCLTIDEDDWYEDKNKRPMFRINGAYFFQNKEFRGHLTEDELKGTRWVQRELVRSPINIPASGQPAATLVLEKPHLYIKPVLEKDKARFHLQVSVDAYIDELAKDIPHKKMEQMAGEVLKDEIRMSYNKGLQRKADVFMLDEQLYRKYPKKWHQLHRLKPFILDEDSLKSIKIRVSIESSGKYKERVK from the coding sequence ATGAGAAAAATGGGGCAAATCGGCATATGCCTTATCGTCTTGCTGTTCATCCCCGGCTGTTGGAACTCCAAGGATATTCAAAATTTGGCTTATGTCACGGCATTAGGCATTGATTTTGAGGATGGAAAATACAAAAGTTATGTTCAAATCTTGAATTTTTCAAACATTGCAAAAAATGAAACCAGCTCCTTATCAAAACCGATTCCTATATGGTTAGGGACCGGTGAAGGAAGAACCTTGGCCGAATCAATGATGACCTTGTATTCCACTTCACAGCTCAGAGTATTTTGGGGCCATCTGAAATCGGTTATCTTGTCCGAAAAAGCCATGAAGCATGGGATGATGGAAATCTATGATATGCTCAATCGTTATCGTGAAGTAAGATACAACATACTGATGTACGGTACCGACCGACCCATCCATGAAATCATGATACAAAAGTCAATCTTGAATCTTTCGCCGCTGGATACCGTTATGAATACCCCCTTTGAGCTTTATGCGGAAAGATCGTTTATCCTGCCTGAATATGGATTCAAGATCATCGCGCAAATCAACGAGCCCAGCGGTTTGGCTATGATCCCCTGCCTTACGATTGACGAAGACGACTGGTACGAGGATAAAAACAAGCGTCCGATGTTCCGGATCAACGGAGCCTATTTTTTTCAAAACAAGGAATTTCGGGGACATCTGACGGAAGATGAGCTTAAGGGTACGCGCTGGGTTCAACGGGAGCTTGTGCGGTCTCCCATCAATATACCGGCTTCAGGACAGCCCGCTGCCACATTGGTCCTTGAGAAACCCCATTTGTATATCAAACCCGTCCTCGAAAAAGATAAAGCCCGCTTCCATCTTCAAGTATCCGTAGATGCTTATATCGATGAGCTTGCCAAAGATATACCTCATAAAAAGATGGAACAAATGGCCGGTGAAGTCCTCAAAGATGAAATCCGGATGAGCTATAACAAAGGTCTTCAGCGCAAAGCGGATGTATTTATGCTCGATGAACAGCTGTATCGCAAGTATCCAAAAAAATGGCATCAATTACATCGATTGAAGCCATTTATTCTGGATGAAGACTCCTTAAAATCCATAAAGATCCGAGTCAGCATCGAAAGCTCGGGAAAATACAAGGAACGTGTGAAATAA
- the map gene encoding type I methionyl aminopeptidase: protein MITIKTKSQIAQMKEAGAILAACHREIKKLIEPGITTIEIDRFAEKFIRKAGATPEQKGYNGFPYATCTSVNDVICHGFPGKYALKDGDIVTVDMVVNLNGWLADSAWSYTVGNVSEQAQRLLDVTKESLYKGIEKAVIGNRIGDISHAIQVYAESEGFSVVREFIGHGIGKDMHEEPQVPHYGPPNVGPRLKEGMVITIEPMLNTGTYRSKMDSDGWTARTMDGGLSAQYEHTLAITADGPEILTAQ, encoded by the coding sequence ATGATTACCATTAAGACAAAATCGCAAATCGCACAGATGAAAGAAGCCGGTGCCATACTTGCAGCATGCCACCGGGAAATCAAAAAGCTGATCGAGCCGGGAATCACCACAATAGAAATCGACCGTTTCGCCGAGAAATTTATCCGCAAGGCAGGCGCCACGCCGGAGCAGAAAGGATACAACGGATTCCCGTATGCTACCTGCACATCCGTTAATGATGTTATTTGCCATGGATTTCCGGGAAAATACGCTCTGAAGGACGGAGATATCGTCACCGTGGACATGGTCGTGAATTTAAACGGCTGGCTTGCCGATTCCGCCTGGTCCTATACGGTCGGCAATGTTTCCGAACAAGCACAGCGTTTGCTGGATGTGACGAAAGAATCTCTATACAAAGGTATCGAAAAGGCTGTGATCGGCAATCGAATCGGGGATATCTCGCATGCCATTCAGGTATATGCGGAATCGGAAGGGTTCTCGGTCGTGCGCGAATTTATCGGACACGGTATCGGCAAAGATATGCATGAAGAGCCGCAGGTTCCCCATTATGGTCCGCCTAATGTCGGCCCGCGCTTGAAAGAAGGCATGGTGATTACGATCGAACCGATGCTGAACACGGGAACTTACCGCAGTAAAATGGACAGCGACGGTTGGACCGCAAGAACCATGGATGGCGGCTTGTCTGCCCAATATGAGCATACCCTCGCGATTACGGCCGATGGCCCGGAAATTTTGACGGCACAATAA
- a CDS encoding YhgE/Pip domain-containing protein, with protein MKSLSVFFKDLAAALRNPKVLIPVIAVMFIPIMYSGVYLAAFWDPYGHLDRLPVAVVNKDSGAEFKGKELHIGSDLVDELKKEKDFDWKFVSEKEAVQGIKENRYYMKITIPENFSSQATTLMDDHPQPATILYEPNGDYNFIASQIGNTAVKDIKAQVSAKVTESYTENLLDNFTEVSDGLAEAGEGAGKLHDGSGDLDKGANKLKANLKKLADGTLEAKNGTEPLAKGAMALNKGAGQLNEGTSKLASGLDQLSAAGSQLLGGAAKAQQGGHQLQTGLESSLDGAKKLNAGIQSSEAGAGKLETGLKSAEQGSANLASGLKSSLDGTNQVSEGAKSLAAGLQQLASSSPELAQNPQFQKLLAASQAVAEGSAKVAAGQQQLSEGAESLHTAQKQLLGGATDLHSGQKQLLEGSGQMVQGQQQLVQGAAALNKGQTELTAGLTTFTQKLNEADGGSKALVTGTQQLLAGTTDLKGGVSKLTGGLNTLADGSKKLNDGAGDLTEGIKKLDDGSKELATKLNDASDKTSELKKTDALVDMFAKPVDSKENESRKVPNYGTGLTPYFMSLGLFVGALISTLVISLKGSAVADASGFSRFVSRSLSFTGMSLFQSVVAATIILYGLGLQVRSVPLFFLFTFVTSLAFMFIVQAVVTWFDMPGRFLIIILLILQLTTSAGTFPLELIPDWLKPLNPWLPMSHSVLGYKAVISSGNFDLMWKQAGILGIDALIFLAFTLIYFLWRGRHKQQPTDQQPLEAEAV; from the coding sequence ATGAAATCATTATCCGTGTTTTTCAAAGATTTAGCTGCAGCGTTGAGAAACCCGAAAGTGCTGATCCCCGTGATCGCCGTTATGTTCATTCCGATAATGTACAGCGGTGTTTATCTGGCAGCCTTTTGGGATCCTTATGGCCATCTGGACCGTCTGCCCGTTGCTGTGGTCAATAAAGATAGCGGTGCCGAGTTTAAAGGCAAGGAACTGCACATCGGTTCGGATTTGGTGGATGAACTCAAGAAAGAAAAAGATTTTGACTGGAAATTTGTCAGTGAAAAGGAAGCAGTGCAGGGAATCAAGGAAAACCGTTATTACATGAAAATTACGATCCCTGAAAATTTCTCCAGTCAGGCAACGACCTTGATGGATGATCATCCGCAGCCGGCAACGATTTTGTATGAACCAAACGGGGATTACAATTTTATCGCTTCCCAGATCGGCAATACGGCGGTTAAAGATATTAAAGCCCAGGTGTCCGCCAAAGTAACGGAATCTTATACGGAAAACCTGCTGGACAATTTTACGGAAGTTTCGGACGGACTTGCGGAAGCGGGTGAAGGCGCAGGGAAACTTCATGACGGCAGCGGTGATCTCGATAAGGGCGCAAACAAGCTGAAGGCAAACCTGAAGAAGCTAGCGGACGGCACCTTGGAAGCGAAGAACGGTACGGAGCCGCTTGCTAAAGGCGCGATGGCTCTGAACAAAGGCGCAGGCCAGCTGAATGAAGGTACCAGCAAGCTGGCCAGCGGCCTCGATCAGCTCTCAGCAGCAGGAAGCCAACTGCTTGGCGGTGCCGCCAAGGCACAGCAGGGCGGACACCAGCTGCAAACCGGGCTTGAAAGCTCACTGGACGGCGCCAAAAAATTGAATGCCGGCATCCAAAGTTCTGAAGCAGGCGCAGGCAAGCTCGAAACAGGGCTGAAGTCCGCTGAACAAGGCAGCGCGAATTTGGCTTCCGGTTTGAAGTCTTCCCTGGACGGAACCAATCAAGTGTCGGAAGGCGCGAAAAGCTTGGCGGCCGGACTTCAGCAGCTCGCTTCATCCAGCCCTGAGCTTGCGCAGAACCCGCAATTTCAGAAGCTGCTGGCAGCAAGCCAGGCTGTCGCTGAAGGCAGCGCCAAAGTAGCGGCCGGACAGCAGCAGCTCTCCGAGGGAGCGGAATCCTTGCACACCGCTCAGAAGCAACTGCTAGGCGGAGCAACCGATCTTCACAGCGGGCAGAAGCAGCTGCTGGAAGGCAGCGGCCAGATGGTTCAAGGACAGCAGCAGCTGGTCCAAGGCGCAGCTGCGCTGAATAAAGGCCAGACTGAATTGACTGCAGGTCTGACGACGTTCACTCAGAAGCTAAACGAAGCTGACGGGGGCAGCAAAGCGCTTGTAACCGGAACGCAGCAGCTTTTGGCAGGCACTACCGATTTGAAGGGCGGGGTCAGCAAGCTGACGGGCGGTTTGAATACACTTGCGGACGGATCGAAGAAATTGAATGATGGCGCAGGAGATCTTACCGAAGGAATCAAGAAACTGGATGACGGTTCCAAGGAACTTGCAACGAAGCTTAATGATGCTTCGGATAAAACTTCCGAACTGAAAAAGACCGATGCTTTGGTGGATATGTTTGCCAAGCCGGTGGATTCCAAAGAGAATGAATCCCGCAAAGTTCCGAACTATGGTACGGGACTGACGCCGTATTTCATGTCTTTGGGCTTGTTCGTAGGCGCGCTCATATCGACGCTTGTCATCTCACTCAAAGGATCGGCGGTAGCGGACGCATCCGGCTTCAGCCGTTTCGTCAGCCGTTCCCTTTCTTTTACGGGAATGAGCTTGTTCCAATCGGTAGTAGCCGCAACGATCATATTGTACGGGCTTGGACTTCAGGTTCGGAGCGTTCCATTGTTTTTCCTCTTCACCTTCGTCACAAGCTTGGCGTTTATGTTTATCGTGCAGGCTGTCGTAACCTGGTTTGATATGCCGGGACGGTTCCTCATTATCATACTGCTGATTTTGCAGCTGACGACAAGTGCGGGCACCTTCCCGCTGGAACTGATTCCGGATTGGCTGAAGCCGCTCAATCCATGGCTACCGATGTCGCATAGCGTGCTTGGATACAAAGCGGTTATTTCAAGCGGGAATTTTGATTTGATGTGGAAGCAAGCCGGAATTCTCGGAATCGACGCCCTGATTTTCCTGGCATTTACGCTTATTTACTTCCTATGGCGGGGCCGTCATAAGCAGCAGCCGACGGATCAGCAGCCGCTGGAAGCGGAAGCAGTCTAA
- a CDS encoding TetR/AcrR family transcriptional regulator yields MGTVDRKKQVLEAASRSFALFGYKATTMEQVAKIANVGKGTIYTFFDTKEQLFDEILHEVISEMKKIILREVDHDKNFFENLFRVLDSLLEFRSEHELLMKLSQEVRDVGTPQSQEAMARIESVILNYMEKEIRHAITRHELRECDPGIVSFLMVKMYVALTSEWNKNHEPLTKNQIKEHIRLFLEDGLAVH; encoded by the coding sequence ATAGGAACGGTGGATCGAAAAAAGCAGGTACTTGAAGCAGCTTCAAGATCCTTTGCGTTGTTTGGTTATAAAGCTACGACAATGGAACAGGTGGCGAAAATCGCTAATGTGGGGAAAGGAACTATCTATACGTTTTTTGACACCAAGGAGCAGCTTTTTGATGAGATTCTGCATGAAGTCATTTCCGAGATGAAAAAGATCATTTTACGTGAAGTGGACCATGATAAAAACTTTTTTGAAAATTTGTTCCGCGTATTGGATTCTCTTCTGGAATTTCGCAGTGAGCACGAACTCCTCATGAAGCTGTCCCAGGAAGTTCGGGACGTAGGTACACCTCAATCTCAGGAAGCAATGGCCCGGATCGAAAGCGTGATTCTGAACTACATGGAAAAGGAAATTCGGCATGCGATTACGCGGCATGAGCTGCGTGAATGCGACCCCGGCATCGTTTCTTTTCTCATGGTGAAGATGTACGTTGCTTTAACGTCAGAATGGAATAAAAATCATGAACCCCTGACTAAAAATCAAATTAAGGAGCATATCCGGCTTTTTTTGGAGGATGGGCTCGCCGTGCATTAA